One window of the Streptomyces sp. ITFR-21 genome contains the following:
- a CDS encoding RICIN domain-containing protein produces the protein MTPVPAVSGTLIRPPGNRRRVTAAIVAAVALPVSACIALFSASGAGAATIPTAPATVTNVGSGKCVDARAASTANGTAVQQYTCNGSAAQSWQFTATDSGYYRVGAAGAPNQVWDETDVSAADGALTQLWLYGSGANQQWQPVAEAAGSFHFVNRSSGKCLDVPAASTADSVQLQQYTCNGTAAQSFNVSGSTGGGTTTPPPSGGNPDLGPNVVVFDPSMPAATVQSRLNSIFSQQETNQFGSQRYAVLFKPGTYSADVNVGFYTEVAGLGLNPDDVTINGAVHAEADWFQGNATQNFWRDAENLSITPSGGSDRWAVSQAAPFRRVHVRGNLQLDDGGWSSGGFISDTKVDGQIQSGSQQQFLTKTTQMGSWSGSNWNMVYVGDQGAPGNSFPNPPYTTVGSAPVNRENPFLYVDGGGNYQVFVPALQSNAAGTTWSGKTAAGQSLPISQFYVAKQGDTAATINAALAAGKNLLVTPGVYHLNQTLDITRPDTVVLGLGLATLVPDNGITAISTSDVDGIKLAGLLIDAGTTNSQSLMQIGPAGSSANHAADPTSLSDVFFRIGGATVGKATQSLIVNSNNTVIDHTWAWRADHGNGGTVGWTTNTAANGVIVNGQNVTAYGLFVEHYQQTQVIWNGNGGRTYFFQNEMPYDPPNQASWMNGSSQGYPAYKVADSVTSHEAWGLGSYCYFSSNPAVVAAHSFEVPQNAGVTFHDMVTVSLGGTGTISHVINNTGAAVNNGHQVTDLVSFP, from the coding sequence GTGACCCCGGTACCCGCAGTGTCCGGCACGCTCATCCGCCCCCCAGGCAACCGCAGACGCGTCACCGCCGCCATCGTGGCGGCCGTGGCGCTGCCGGTTTCCGCCTGTATCGCGCTGTTCTCCGCCTCGGGCGCGGGCGCCGCCACCATCCCCACCGCGCCGGCCACCGTCACCAACGTGGGCAGCGGCAAGTGCGTCGACGCCCGTGCCGCGTCCACCGCCAACGGGACCGCCGTGCAGCAGTACACCTGCAACGGCTCCGCCGCCCAGTCCTGGCAGTTCACCGCCACCGACAGCGGCTACTACCGGGTCGGCGCGGCCGGCGCGCCGAACCAGGTCTGGGACGAGACCGACGTCTCCGCCGCCGACGGCGCCCTCACCCAGCTGTGGCTCTACGGCAGCGGCGCCAACCAGCAGTGGCAGCCCGTCGCCGAGGCCGCCGGCTCGTTCCACTTCGTCAACCGCAGCAGCGGCAAGTGCCTGGACGTGCCGGCCGCCTCCACCGCGGACAGCGTCCAGCTCCAGCAGTACACCTGCAACGGCACCGCCGCGCAGTCCTTCAACGTCAGCGGCAGCACCGGGGGCGGCACCACCACCCCGCCGCCCTCCGGCGGCAACCCGGACCTCGGCCCCAACGTGGTCGTCTTCGACCCGTCGATGCCCGCGGCCACCGTCCAGTCCCGGCTGAACTCGATCTTCAGCCAGCAGGAGACCAACCAGTTCGGCAGCCAGCGCTACGCGGTGCTGTTCAAGCCCGGCACCTACAGCGCGGACGTCAACGTCGGCTTCTACACCGAGGTCGCGGGCCTGGGCCTGAACCCCGACGACGTGACCATCAACGGCGCGGTGCACGCCGAGGCAGACTGGTTCCAGGGCAACGCCACCCAGAACTTCTGGCGCGACGCGGAGAACCTGTCGATCACCCCGAGCGGCGGCAGCGACCGCTGGGCGGTCTCGCAGGCGGCGCCGTTCCGCCGGGTGCACGTGCGCGGCAACCTCCAGCTGGACGACGGCGGCTGGTCCAGTGGCGGCTTCATCTCCGACACCAAGGTGGACGGGCAGATCCAGTCCGGCTCGCAGCAGCAGTTCCTGACCAAGACCACCCAGATGGGCTCCTGGAGCGGCTCCAACTGGAACATGGTCTACGTCGGCGACCAGGGTGCCCCGGGCAACTCCTTCCCCAACCCGCCGTACACCACGGTCGGTTCGGCCCCGGTCAACCGGGAGAACCCGTTCCTGTACGTGGACGGCGGCGGCAACTACCAGGTGTTCGTCCCGGCGTTGCAGTCCAACGCGGCCGGCACCACCTGGAGCGGCAAGACCGCGGCCGGGCAGTCGCTGCCCATCAGCCAGTTCTACGTGGCCAAGCAGGGTGACACCGCGGCCACCATCAACGCCGCCCTCGCGGCCGGCAAGAACCTGCTGGTCACCCCGGGCGTCTACCACCTCAACCAGACGCTGGACATCACCCGCCCGGACACCGTGGTGCTGGGCCTGGGCCTGGCCACGCTGGTGCCGGACAACGGCATCACGGCGATCAGCACCTCGGACGTGGACGGCATCAAGCTGGCCGGCCTGCTGATCGACGCGGGCACCACCAACTCCCAGTCGCTGATGCAGATCGGCCCGGCCGGCTCGTCCGCCAACCACGCGGCCGACCCGACCAGCCTGTCCGACGTCTTCTTCCGGATCGGCGGCGCCACCGTCGGCAAGGCCACCCAGTCGCTGATCGTCAACAGCAACAACACGGTCATCGACCACACCTGGGCCTGGCGGGCCGACCACGGCAACGGCGGCACGGTCGGCTGGACCACCAACACCGCGGCCAACGGGGTGATCGTCAACGGCCAGAACGTCACGGCGTACGGCCTGTTCGTCGAGCACTACCAGCAGACCCAGGTGATCTGGAACGGCAACGGCGGCAGGACGTACTTCTTCCAGAACGAGATGCCCTACGACCCGCCCAACCAGGCGTCCTGGATGAACGGTTCCTCGCAGGGCTACCCCGCCTACAAGGTCGCCGACAGCGTCACCAGCCATGAGGCGTGGGGGCTCGGCAGCTACTGCTACTTCTCCAGCAACCCGGCGGTGGTCGCGGCGCACTCCTTCGAGGTGCCGCAGAACGCGGGGGT